From Roseburia hominis, the proteins below share one genomic window:
- a CDS encoding ABC transporter ATP-binding protein → MKEILLSARGVKKEFPGRNEKEQVLKSIDVDIYEGDFTVIMGSSGAGKSTLLYALSGMDSITDGKVLYRGEEISGYRERQMAKLRSHEFGFVFQQTHLVSNLSLFENVAVAGYLDSQKTAKAVREKAEKLLEKMNVTSARDRLPSEVSGGEAQRAAIARAVINNPGLLFADEPTGALNKRNTKEVLNLLTTLNESGQSILMVTHDIHAAIRGTRILYLEDGKILDEMRFPVFQDTDAKNREKKLSEWLSALAW, encoded by the coding sequence ATGAAAGAAATTTTACTTTCTGCCAGAGGAGTAAAGAAGGAATTCCCCGGCAGGAATGAGAAAGAACAGGTGTTAAAGAGTATTGATGTTGATATATATGAAGGCGATTTCACGGTCATTATGGGCTCCTCCGGTGCAGGAAAATCTACACTGTTGTATGCGTTAAGCGGTATGGATAGTATTACTGATGGGAAAGTGCTGTACCGGGGAGAGGAAATCAGCGGGTACAGGGAACGGCAGATGGCAAAGCTGCGCTCCCATGAATTTGGCTTTGTGTTCCAGCAGACTCACCTTGTCAGCAATTTGAGTCTTTTTGAAAATGTAGCGGTGGCAGGTTATCTGGATTCCCAAAAGACGGCAAAGGCAGTAAGGGAAAAGGCTGAAAAACTGCTGGAAAAAATGAATGTGACATCGGCAAGGGACAGACTTCCTTCGGAGGTTTCCGGTGGGGAAGCGCAGAGAGCCGCTATTGCAAGAGCGGTCATTAACAATCCCGGGCTTTTGTTTGCTGATGAGCCAACCGGGGCCTTAAACAAGCGGAATACCAAGGAGGTGCTGAACCTCCTGACAACCCTAAACGAAAGCGGCCAGAGCATTCTGATGGTGACGCATGATATCCATGCGGCGATCCGGGGCACCAGGATTCTTTATCTGGAGGACGGAAAAATTCTGGATGAAATGCGATTTCCGGTTTTTCAGGATACAGATGCAAAGAACCGGGAAAAGAAACTGAGCGAATGGCTGAGTGCGTTGGCATGGTAA
- a CDS encoding ABC transporter permease — protein MEIKTLWLADSRRHKGSLAGIFVLIFLVSVSLVSVMTIWKNSGQYVKDEMERLGFGTITAWVSGISDIEMLTEEIDEVSGVEKTGIQPIIFSEYEVNGQESDSEGQLITYEPERYAYKIFSNDLKGYGAEAVIHPGEICVSPSLHSMFGVEIGDEISFLVSRNGGKVTFTVKDWFEDPFIGSSMIGMKSFLICSEDYERITGMIRKSGIDALARDGYMVHIFQSGSESAAQLNAVLNRDTALLQYAEFTHSDSAIFGFMMTLQNVFTGLLLAFVLILIVVAMIVMGHSISSSLEQDMEDIGILKTIGFTTKKLQKIQMQLYLIPVFLGIMSGVLGAIPVSLAVSRMTMTTTGLLVPAGIPFAVCFPTLLLVFGVLAGFVWLRTAQLEKITPMKAIRGADGSSGMGKSGRSPIHQRHLSFWLALRQVVSGKRRYLGACFVAILLVFFASLIGRMDSWLGSDGKGLMDAFNPADLHIAAQPMGEATSEEVERTIEEYTNITDRYMLAMPSVSVEGTDYTANVITQPERFHMLQGQSCMEADEIVLTEFVAADLNVGVGDMVSVSAGRGNAKYRVSGIYQCANDMGANVGLSREGYQRIGQETANMWCIHYFIEDIDVQPQVMEALDAAYGGDVYLHENSWPGLYGILSAMELLMYFMYGTVIILIFVITALTGSKLLVMEQKDMGVYRSFGFTAMQLRISFAIRFGIVSLLGALIGMACSAFFTDPLVAALLRSFGISNFSSHPSIGNVLFPALVVITAFTVFAWGVAGKIKTGRLAFLLSK, from the coding sequence ATGGAGATAAAAACACTTTGGCTGGCAGACAGCAGGCGGCATAAAGGAAGCCTGGCAGGAATCTTTGTCCTGATCTTTCTCGTATCCGTATCTCTTGTCTCTGTTATGACCATCTGGAAAAATTCCGGACAGTATGTAAAAGACGAGATGGAACGGCTCGGCTTTGGAACGATTACGGCCTGGGTATCCGGTATTTCCGATATTGAAATGCTGACGGAGGAAATAGATGAGGTTTCCGGTGTGGAGAAAACAGGCATACAGCCCATTATTTTTTCAGAATATGAAGTAAACGGGCAGGAATCCGACAGTGAAGGGCAGCTTATAACCTATGAGCCGGAACGATATGCTTACAAAATTTTCTCGAATGACCTGAAAGGGTATGGAGCGGAGGCGGTGATTCACCCGGGAGAAATCTGTGTTTCCCCTTCCCTTCATTCCATGTTTGGAGTGGAAATTGGAGATGAAATCAGTTTTCTGGTTTCCCGTAATGGAGGAAAAGTGACATTTACGGTAAAGGACTGGTTTGAAGATCCGTTTATAGGAAGTTCCATGATCGGCATGAAGTCTTTTCTGATCTGTAGCGAGGATTATGAAAGAATTACAGGGATGATTCGTAAGTCAGGGATAGATGCCCTTGCCCGTGATGGCTATATGGTACACATCTTTCAAAGTGGATCGGAGAGCGCGGCACAGCTTAATGCAGTTCTGAATCGTGATACTGCGCTTTTGCAGTATGCAGAGTTTACTCATTCAGACAGTGCAATCTTTGGTTTTATGATGACCCTGCAAAATGTATTTACCGGGCTTTTGCTGGCATTTGTCCTGATACTGATCGTTGTAGCCATGATTGTGATGGGGCACAGCATCAGCAGTTCTTTGGAACAGGACATGGAAGATATCGGAATTCTGAAGACCATCGGGTTTACAACGAAGAAATTGCAGAAGATACAGATGCAGTTATATTTGATTCCTGTTTTTCTTGGAATCATGTCAGGCGTTTTGGGTGCCATTCCTGTTTCTTTGGCAGTCAGCCGAATGACGATGACCACAACAGGGCTGCTGGTCCCGGCAGGGATACCGTTTGCCGTATGTTTTCCTACGCTGCTCCTGGTATTTGGCGTTCTGGCTGGGTTTGTCTGGCTGAGAACAGCGCAGCTTGAAAAAATCACACCGATGAAAGCCATCCGGGGTGCAGATGGGAGTAGTGGTATGGGAAAGAGCGGACGTTCCCCCATCCATCAGAGACATTTAAGCTTCTGGCTTGCACTTCGGCAGGTGGTTTCCGGAAAAAGGCGATATTTGGGAGCATGCTTTGTTGCGATACTTCTGGTGTTTTTTGCTTCCCTGATCGGGCGTATGGATTCGTGGCTTGGCTCGGACGGAAAGGGGTTAATGGACGCATTCAATCCGGCAGATTTGCATATTGCGGCACAACCAATGGGAGAAGCTACCAGTGAGGAGGTGGAACGGACGATAGAAGAATATACCAACATCACTGACCGGTATATGCTTGCGATGCCCAGCGTTTCCGTGGAGGGAACCGATTATACGGCCAATGTGATCACGCAGCCGGAGCGATTCCATATGTTGCAGGGGCAGTCCTGCATGGAAGCGGATGAAATTGTGCTGACAGAGTTTGTAGCTGCCGACCTGAATGTGGGAGTCGGAGATATGGTTTCGGTCAGTGCAGGGCGAGGAAATGCCAAGTACCGGGTTTCCGGCATCTATCAATGTGCCAATGATATGGGAGCGAATGTAGGGTTGAGCCGTGAGGGATACCAAAGGATTGGGCAGGAAACTGCTAATATGTGGTGTATACATTATTTCATTGAGGATATAGATGTGCAGCCGCAGGTTATGGAAGCACTGGATGCGGCTTACGGCGGGGATGTCTATCTCCATGAAAATTCCTGGCCGGGCCTTTATGGGATTCTCTCGGCAATGGAGCTTTTAATGTATTTCATGTATGGAACAGTGATAATCCTGATTTTCGTAATTACCGCATTGACCGGAAGTAAGCTGCTGGTGATGGAGCAGAAAGATATGGGTGTTTACCGTTCCTTTGGATTTACTGCTATGCAGCTTCGGATATCTTTTGCAATTCGGTTTGGAATAGTCTCTCTTCTGGGGGCTTTGATTGGAATGGCATGCAGTGCATTTTTTACAGACCCGTTGGTTGCGGCACTTCTTCGGAGCTTTGGGATCAGTAATTTTTCCTCGCATCCGAGCATAGGAAATGTCCTGTTTCCGGCCCTGGTGGTCATCACGGCTTTTACCGTGTTTGCATGGGGCGTTGCCGGAAAGATAAAAACAGGCAGGCTGGCATTCCTGCTCTCAAAATGA
- a CDS encoding cyclophilin-like fold protein, whose translation MKKHIFSALSLALVFGVMLTGCGNSAGKDSPNTTESAAENPESDAQSDNAAAVTELVVRFGDEGEPFTMHLYDNDTAAAIARHVGTSDWRLPIYHYDDYENWEVMQYYDIPSRYEIPSAPEQITEEKAGTVYYSEPNRVILFYQDAEVSAEYTPVGYFDYTDEFLKAVQDNPVLEGWGNKIVQISDGE comes from the coding sequence ATGAAAAAACATATTTTTAGTGCGTTGAGTCTGGCTCTTGTGTTTGGAGTCATGCTGACAGGGTGCGGGAATTCTGCTGGGAAAGATTCGCCCAATACTACAGAAAGTGCGGCGGAGAATCCCGAAAGTGATGCACAGAGTGACAATGCAGCGGCAGTAACGGAACTGGTGGTACGGTTTGGCGATGAGGGAGAACCTTTTACCATGCATCTTTACGATAATGATACGGCAGCGGCTATTGCAAGGCATGTGGGGACCAGTGACTGGCGGCTCCCAATCTACCATTACGATGATTATGAGAATTGGGAAGTTATGCAGTATTACGATATCCCGAGTCGATATGAGATTCCATCTGCCCCGGAGCAGATTACTGAGGAAAAGGCCGGCACGGTTTATTATTCAGAACCGAACCGGGTTATCCTGTTTTATCAGGATGCAGAGGTTTCTGCTGAGTATACTCCTGTCGGATATTTTGATTATACGGATGAGTTTTTGAAGGCGGTGCAGGATAATCCGGTACTGGAAGGCTGGGGTAATAAAATCGTTCAGATTAGTGATGGTGAGTGA